The DNA window ACCACCGGGCGGGAAAACTGATCGCGGCACATTTCCGCCAGATTGCGCTGGGTGACGATGCCAAGCTTGGCGGACAGCGCCTGAAACAGCATCGCGATCAGGTTCGCCATCACCACCACCCACAGCAGGCTATAGCCATAACGGGAGCCGGCCTGAATATTGGTTGCGAAGTTACCCGGATCCATATAGGCGATCGACGCCACCACCGCTGGCCCGGCAAACAGGAACGGCGTCAGCAGCCCCTTACTACGGCCGGCAAGCGCGTTGCCGATCGCAATATTGGTGCGTTCAGTTAATGAGGGTTCGGGTGTTACTTGCCGCATGGGTTAATCGTCCTGTCACGTTGATGGTGACTACGTGCACCACACAGCAAAATGTAGCACTGGCTACACTTCATGCAACGAAGAAACTAAGCTGGCTTTGTATATAAATATTTCTGACGCCCGCTTTCGCGGGATATCGAATTGATAAGCCGTGTACTTTGGTCTACCGTAACGCTAATCCCTTTACTCTGGGGCCGCTAAGTTTTGCATACAGGATGCGTTGACATGGTAGCCAGCATACCGGATGAAACAGAATCGCCCATTGATGCGGCAGAAATGCCGGATGAGGCCGCACAGGCGCTCCGCTTTACCCGTGCGCGTGAAGCGCAGGCCAATGTGCTGATTGAAGACTATGTCGAATTGATCGACGACTTGCTCTCTACCCAGCGCGAAGCGCGCACCACCGACATCGCCAAGCGGTTTGGCGTCTCTCACCCGACCGCCATTAAAAATATCGCTCGGTTGAAAAACGCCGGCCTGGTTGAATCGCGCCCCTACCGCGGCATTTTTCTTACCACCGAGGGGACGCTGCTGGCGCAAAAGGTACGCCACCGCCACCGGGTGGTGATTGAGCTGCTGATGAAGCTGGGCGTGCCGGGCGCGACCGCCGAGCTGGACAGCGAAGGAATTGAACATCATATCTCTGACGAAACGCTGGCGGTGTTTGAGCGTTTTTTACAGCATGATGGGCCTGGCTGACGCCTGGCTTTTTATGATGTATGGCCGCGTTTTTTTGCTTTCCTGATCCCTCGCCGGAGCAAGTTCCGTTGCGCTTTCCAGCAAAGCGAACATTGCTTAACCAGATGATGAAAAACAGAGAAATTGTTCTTGACCCATTCCGCCTGACTCCATATAGTAGCGCCCCGTTGCACTGATGAGTACGCAACGAAAAACGGTGAGGTGTCCGAGTGGCTGAAGGAGCACGCCTGGAAAGTGTGTATACGCGAAAGCGTATCGAGGGTTCGAATCCCTCCCTCACCGCCATATTCAAAGAAAAAGCCTGAACGCAAATTCAGGCTTTTTTCGTTTATATTGTGCATACCGGGAGGGTGAGAACCCACTCAGCCTTAATTCGTTCTTCCGCATACATCTTTTTGAGACGACGACCCTCGTCTTCCAGTTCTTTCAGGCGAGTCATAAGCGACGTATCCATCCCGCCGAATTTAGTCCGCCACTTGTAAAAACTGGCGCTACTAATGCCACGACTCCCGGCACAGTTCAGGCACGGGTGTTCCTGCCCCGGTCTGCTCGAAGATGGCGATGATCTGGCTGCCGGTAAAACGTGATTTTTTCATAGCGAATCTCCTGCGCTCAGATTACGAGAAAATTCTACTTATAAACACTCCGCTTTTTCGGAGGGAGTACCCAATTATAGAAAGAAGTGATGATGAAATCGTTGCTATGGACATAAAACAATGAAAAGAAGCAGCGCTGGAGTTTCAACGTACTGTTCAATATAGTCTTGAAAAGCTCTTTTATATTTGATCAGAGTTTGAGAGCAAGAATGAGATTATACCTCGCTATAAAACGCATATGTAAGCTATATTTATAATAAAATCATGTAGTAATGTTATTAACTGTATTGGTTTAAACCTTATAATACGGTCTTAGATTTTAAATAAATCGTTTCAGTCATGGGGATTAGATATTGCAGTATGTCAGCCAAGTATCTCCCTAACGAACCATTAAATAGCTAAAAATACTTTCAATAATCAGCTCGTGAAATAAAAGTTTATTAGTTTGGTCAACGCTACATATTAGGAACATCACATTTAAAATATAATTCTCTTATTGAAATAACTAATTTTAAACATCAGAGACTATAAAGATAAAATTTTAACAGGGCTGTCCATTGAACGTATAAGTGCAGCAGTCACATAATACTGGTATGTCAGATGCCTTTAAATCCGGAGAAACTTTTCTCAAGAAACCATCCTCATCAACATACAGCCCATTGTAATAGCTGGATTGACCACAGAGGACAAAATCTCTTCGGTCTTCTGCATGTAGAGCAACCAGCCAGAAGATCGGCTCAGGCTTATCCAGCCGTCGAATCGCTTCACTATAAACGAGGTCCCATTTTTCATCGATTTTACTTAGTAAAAACATAAATAATGGGGTGTAATCAAGACCACGTTTTTGTTTACTTGACATAGACTGAAAATGTGGTTGATCTCCTTGAATTAATTTATTCTTATGTCGCTTCCAACGATACTCACCACCATGTAGGTGCTGTACATTATATGTAGCCGTATTTACGGAACGATAAAGTTTATTTTTTATATACCTTTTCCTATGATTTCCCATGCTTATCTATTTTCACCTTTATTTAGAAGTTAAAAAATAGTAGCATTTTGTTAATTTTAATGCAATAAGCTAATGATCTTTGCAGTTGGTTTCTAATATTAGAATTAAATATCATGCTCAGGCTTGTCAAAAAAATCTGATTTCAGAACAAAGAACCGCACTAAATAAACTATACAAAACCAGCATGGCTATGTGCGTGTGATATATTATTTTAAAGCGGACATGACTTTTCTTTTTAAAAGTATATTAACTCTGTAACATCATCGCCCATAGAAAAGTAATCCTCATCACTTGACTCAAAGCCCTTTACTTACAACGTTCTCGTTATATGTTATAATATTTATGGTTTTACATTATTAAGGTGATTATGTGACTTTTATATATTATCTAAGACATTGTTTGTGGGGCTTAGTCGGTTGTGGATATTTGGTTTACAACATTTTGACCGATTTATTTCGTGGCAACATATATCATTCTTATATTTCTTATATGCCTTATGTTGCAACATACCTGACGATTGGTGCTATAACATATCCATTTGCATATTATGCTGTAGAAAAATTATTGCTAAAAATAATACCCCATAAAGTGTGGAAAAAAGGATTTAGTGATATTGGCTCATCAAAAAATCTCTTCTTGTTTGTTTATATGTTTTGTATTGTATTTAACACCCCTCTCCTTGCACTATATATGTGCATGTCAAAGAACCTAAAAAACAGACAATATGATTAGTAACATGACTATTAAAATCCGATTGAATACCTTATCGTATTTCACTCCTTTTATTGCCAGTGAATATAAACTATTTATTCTAAAAAATCAGATCAGATTTTTTACATCAGATGTATTAGAACTGACCTGTTCTTGCAATTGACAATTGTTTATAAACATTCTTTTGAATCAGTCACTGGAATTGGGTATTTCAGGTCGATTTGAGGCGCGTCAGCCAGTTGTCTGCCAGATCGAGCCATCAAATACCCTGCAATCTCTTCGGTACTCAGATCTACATGTAACATATCAGGTTTATTAAACCAATAATTTGGCCAGAAAATAAGATCGGATGGATTGCCATGAAAATTTTTTTCGAGTAACGAAAGAACAAAATTTTGCTCTGATTCTCTTGATTTCGGATCGCGCACAAAATTGATCGTCTGAAGTAATTCGTCCCAAGTGAAATCCTCGTAGAACTTTTCCAAGTTAAAAGCTATACGGGTAAATTCATGTGCATCAGTCCATGAGGAAAAGTCCCTGAAATCTGAAAACGCATATGGACATGCTACTTGGCTATTCCAATTATCCATCATTTCCTTTAATAAAGGATCTTCTTCACTTGCACCGCCATCAATACTCGCAAGTATCTGCTCAGCTTTCTTTGCCAGTTCTTTAATTTTTTTGTTGTTAACTTTAACTGGTCTCATCCGTTCGGGTATTGGCATTGTTTCAATCCTTAAATATATAATAGTCCAGATAATACAGCCACACATTCATAATAACAACATTATTGAATAACATAATGTATGTGACTGATTTTCACCATAATATTAGCGAAGGTTATTGCCCTAATGAATGTTTATATCGTTGACAGCCTTCCTTATGCCCATTCTTACATGCCAGCCCATACCAAGTTCTCGCTTGCTCTGGGTTTATTCTTCCCCCTTCACTCAGGGCATCCTTATAATAAATTAAAAATTTATTATAAGGATGCAAACAAAACCGCATACCAACATTTTAATTTTCTTTCTTGATATAACATCCATTATATTTATTACTACGTATCATACAATTTAATTATAAAAAGGATACCATTCAAATAATATCAATTGTTTTATCATCAAAATCTGATAACAATGAGTAGCCATTTTCATCTAGATTATTAAATACATCCAAAATTCCATTATTCGTATAGATCAAGAAATGGATGAATACTTCTATTTTTTTAGTTCCAATGATTAAGTAATCCATAATTCATCAAATTTAGACCATGCAATAGAAATAGCCTCACCGCCTTCAAAATAGATTCTAATGGGTAAATCATTCCAAGATTTCCACCCATCCAAATAAACCTCAGCTGTTTCATATTTGATGTTTTTTACCAACCACTCTAGAAAAATAAGTTTTTATATTGTTAAGTTTGTTCATTTCTTTGAGCCGAACCCCTTAAAAATCATAAAACAAACTTATATTAAAACATATATTTTCCACACAATCAGGTGCTTGCAATCATTTTAATAAATTTTTTGATGTCCCATTCTTTAATATCTGAAACTTGCCCATCTCCGATTTCAATCAAGCGAAGATTGGATGAACTCGTCTCAACCATATCTATTGAGAAAAAAGGAGACCGTATATGTTTCGCTATTTCGTGAACAATAGCAGGGATGATATTATCAGAAGAGTAGACTGTTCCATAGAATGAAAAATATCTTCGCTCAGTTTCAGATCTCAAATCCTCAACCTTTCTAAGTGCGACCCCACCCTCTATTTCACCACGATATTGCCTAATGTATCTCAATACTTCTCGTATTTCTTCAGCATTTTTTGCTATCGAACCACGTGATGTAGTAAGCGATTTAACATGGTCTTTAACAAAATACGAATCCCAATTTAATTGGGTTGTTATTTCTTCAAGATCATCACTTTCTTTCAGGAATATAGTTTCTGGTGTATAATCACGACACAAATCGTACCACCCCGTAATATAGTGGCAAGAAGCGTAATCATCAGGAGAGATCAGCATGCCTGCGCTATTACTGCTAACAGCGTTATACAATGCTCGATATTCTTTCTGTTTAAGCATCCAACCTCGCCAAATCACAGGTTCATGAGCCTCAAGACTTCCTGAAAGCTTAATTTTACTATCTAATAAATGCTTTGACGATAATAGAACACATTTCAACCCATATTGCCTTGCGCAATTGAATTCATCCTCATAGTTTTCATCAGCTTTATTCAGATAATAATAATCACTCGGGTAAATTATTTGCATAATAACTATCCTTTTCCTGATATTTATCCATGTAAAACTTCATATTTCGCTGGCTGTCGGTAATACACAATAACCACTCTGCAATCTGATGATTTTCCTCATCAAATTTCGGCTTATAGCGGTAACAACTTTCACTGACTGAAAATATCTGACAGGCAACACGAATACTGATTTTTCTGTTTCCACGGCGCCTTTTGTCATCTGCCGACGTTCAGATGGCTTTACCACTTTTTTTGCATGGCTTCCTGAATTCTCTCAGCCTTAATTCGTTCTTCCGCATACATCTTTTTGAGACGACGATCCTCGTCTTCCAGTTCTTTCAAGCGAGTCATAAGCGACGTATCCATACCGCCGAATTTAGTCC is part of the Gibbsiella quercinecans genome and encodes:
- the mntR gene encoding manganese-binding transcriptional regulator MntR encodes the protein MVASIPDETESPIDAAEMPDEAAQALRFTRAREAQANVLIEDYVELIDDLLSTQREARTTDIAKRFGVSHPTAIKNIARLKNAGLVESRPYRGIFLTTEGTLLAQKVRHRHRVVIELLMKLGVPGATAELDSEGIEHHISDETLAVFERFLQHDGPG
- a CDS encoding ATP-grasp domain-containing protein; amino-acid sequence: MQIIYPSDYYYLNKADENYEDEFNCARQYGLKCVLLSSKHLLDSKIKLSGSLEAHEPVIWRGWMLKQKEYRALYNAVSSNSAGMLISPDDYASCHYITGWYDLCRDYTPETIFLKESDDLEEITTQLNWDSYFVKDHVKSLTTSRGSIAKNAEEIREVLRYIRQYRGEIEGGVALRKVEDLRSETERRYFSFYGTVYSSDNIIPAIVHEIAKHIRSPFFSIDMVETSSSNLRLIEIGDGQVSDIKEWDIKKFIKMIAST